Proteins co-encoded in one Oreochromis aureus strain Israel breed Guangdong linkage group 3, ZZ_aureus, whole genome shotgun sequence genomic window:
- the LOC116310412 gene encoding homeobox protein HMX3-A-like: protein MPGNMSKEDAPSRSTCLTFTIDNILNLRPQGSGDLDCSNGQKDGGCKNVLEEREDVWDVRRTEETVKPRVQRGGNAPPLTAGSCPGAQNECRAEEPQQQHHQHHHHQQQQQQTVNSKAMVKKKTRTIFSKRQIFQLEATFDMKRYLSSSERACLASSLQLTETQVKIWFQNRRNKLKRQLSTDMEGPLAADHFTEAGKNVQLPTFYKDSSLLGGCLLPMPFPVVYPTANAAPYIYFSNTGKYFGLFDADC from the exons ATGCCGGGGAATATGAGCAAAGAGGATGCCCCCAGTCGGAGCACTTGTTTGACCTTCACAATTGACAACATCCTCAACCTGAGGCCGCAAGGAAGTGGAGATTTGGACTGTTCAAACGGGCAGAAAGACGGTGGATGTAAGAATGTTTTGGAGGAGCGTGAGGATGTATGGGACGTCCGAAGGACAGAGGAGACAG TGAAGCCCAGAGTTCAGCGCGGGGGAAACGCACCGCCGCTCACCGCTGGATCCTGTCCCGGGGCGCAAAATGAGTGCCGCGCTGAggagccacagcagcagcaccatcagcaccaccaccaccaacaacaacagcagcagactgTGAACTCCAAAGCCATGGTAAAGAAGAAAACGCGCACCATCTTCTCCAAGCGACAGATATTTCAGCTCGAGGCGACTTTTGACATGAAGCGCTATCTGAGCAGCTCGGAGAGAGCGTGCCTCGCGAGCTCCCTGCAGCTCACGGAGACCCAGGTGAAAATCTGGTTCCAGAACCGCCGCAACAAACTCAAGAGACAGCTGTCCACGGACATGGAGGGGCCGCTGGCCGCCGATCACTTCACAGAGGCAGGAAAAAACGTGCAATTACCAACTTTTTACAAAGACAGCAGCCTGCTGGGCGGATGTTTGTTACCCATGCCGTTCCCTGTAGTGTACCCGACGGCAAACGCCGCGCCTTACATTTACTTCTCTAACACTGGCAAATACTTTGGCCTCTTTGATGCAGACTGTTGA